The genome window TCGGAGGAGCGCGGCGACGTCTTCCTGCGCCGCAAGCTCCGCTACACGCCCGAGCCGGGCGACCGGGTGCCGGCGTGGCTGCTCGTGCCGCACGCTGCGTCGCGCGCCGCTCCCGCCGCCGCGGTCCTCTGCCTCCACCAGACCAACTCGGTCGGCAAAGACGAGCCGGCCGGCCTCGGTGGGCTCGAAAACCTTCACTACGCCCGCGAGCTCGCCGAGCGCGGCATCGTCTGCCTCGTGCCCGACTATCCGTCGTTCGGCGAATACCCCTATGACTTCAAGGCTCCGGCCCACGGACATGCCAGCGGGAGCATCAAGGCGGTCTGGAACAACCTCCGCGCGGTCGATCTACTCGTCGCGCTGCCAGAGATCGACCCCGCCCGGATCGGCGTGATCGGCCATTCACTCGGTGGCCACAATGCCCTGTTCACCGCCGCGTTCGACGAGCGGATCGTGGCGGTCGTCACGAGCTGTGGCTTCACGCCGTTTCCCGACTACTACGGCGGCGCCGTGAAGGGCTGGACGAGCGACCGCTACATGCCGCGGATCCGCGACACCTACGGCCTCGACGCGGCGCGGATCCCGTTCGACTTCCCGGAGCTCGTCGCCGGTCTCGCGCCGCGGGCGCTGTTCTCCAATTCCCCGGTCGGCGACGACAACTTCGCCGTCGGCGGCGTCGGCCGGGCGTTCGCCGAGGCACTTCCCGTCCACCGGCTGTTCGACGGTGAGCCGGGCGTGGCACCGGTCGCCGAGCGCCTCGTCCTCGAGACCCCGACCTGCGGCCACGACTTTCCCCCGGTCGTCCGCCGCCGCGCTTACGAGTGGCTCGAGCGCCGCCTGGCACCGCGCTGAGCGGCTCTGGCCCCACCCTCGACACCATCCACCCCCCGGTTGGCCAGCGGAAAACCGTGCGAGTGGACATTTTCCGACAATCCGTGGATCCTCTTTTCCATTCGGCTGATCGGGCGGTCCATGCCCCCGCTCCGGCGCCCGCACGCCCCCTCGCGGAACGTCTCCCCATGCTTCGTGTCGCCCGCTGTTGGTCGATCCTCCTCCTCTGGCCAGTCGCGCTTGCGATCCTCGGCGCACCGCTTTCGCGCGGCGACGAGGCCGCGACCGACTCGGGGACGGCCGCCCCCTCGCATGCCGGCGCGGACTCGGCCGAGCACCTCAAGCTGCTCGTCCGGCCGCTCACCAAGGAGGAGCTCGAGGAAGCCGCCGGTGTGTGGCGCGACCGGCTCAAGCAGAAGGTCGCCGAGATCAGCGCCTTGAGTCTGTCCAACAAGCAGGCCAATGCCGACGCCACCGAAGCCGCCAAGGAGGCCCCGTCGGAGGCCGCCGAGGTGCGCGAAAAGGTGCAGGAGAAGGTCCAGGAGGATGCCGAGACGATCGCCAAGCTCCAAGAGGAGCGCACGCTACTCGGCGACCAGCTCCGCGTCGTCCTCGACGAATAGGAGAAGAAGGGGGGCGATCCGGCCGAGTTCCGCCTCTACGCCACCGCCGTCAGCGGCGCTCGAGATCAACGTCAATCCGATCCTCGCCCTGATCGGCGGAGCCGCGTTCGTCATCGGGCTGGCGCTGCAGGGCACGCTCGCCAACTTCGCCCACGGGCTGCTGATCCTCGCCTACCGCCCCTACGACGTCGGCGACGTGATCGACGCGGGCGGCGTGAGCGGGATCGTCGACTCGATGAACATGCTGGCGACGAAGATCCGCACGTTCGACAACAAGATCATGATCGTCCCCAACAGCAAGATCGGCGGCGACACGATCACCAACGCCTCCGCCAGCGACACGCGTCGCGTCGATCTCACTTTCGGCATCGGCTACGGCGACGACACCGACAAGGCCCAGGCGATCCTCGAGCGGATCCTCGCCGAGCACCCGCTGATCCTCAAGGACCCGGCGCCGGTCGTGAAGCTCCACCAGCTCGCCGATTCGGCGGTCAATTTCGTCGTCCGGCCGTGGACCAAGGGGGGCGACTACTGGACCGTCTACTGGGACGTGACCGCGGCGGTGAAGCGCGAGCTCGACCGCCAGGGGATCTCGATCCCGTTCCCCCAGCACGACATCCACATCCACCAGGTCAAGGCCTGACGCGGCCCGCCGGCTCAGCCGGCGCCGTGCTTGGTGAACCAGGCGCGGAGCCGCTTCCAGCCGTCGTCGGCCTGCTCCTGGCGGTACGTCGGCCGGTAGTCGGCGTGGAAGCCGTGCGGCGTGTCGGGGTAGAGGACGATCTCGTGCCCCTTCCCGGTCGCCGCCAGCGCTTCGCGCATCCGCTCGACCGAGTCGTTGGGGATCCCGCCGTCGGCGCCGCCATACAGCCCGAGGACCGGGGCGTGGAGCTTGGCGGCGACGTCGATCGGGTTGACCGGATGCAGGTCGTCGGGGGGTGACACGAGCCGGCCGTACCAGGCGACGCCCGCCTTGAGCTGCGGATTGTGCGCGGCGTAGAGCCACACGATCCGGCCGCCCCAGCAGAAGCCGGTGATCGCCAGTCGCGCGGTGTCTCCCTTCCCCTCGGCGCCGGCCCACTTCACCGCCGCGTCGAGGTCGGCCATCACCTGGCTGTCGGGGACCTTCGACACGATCGGCCGGATCGCGCCGATGTCGGCGAGCTTCGAGACGTCTCCCTGGCGCACGTAGAGCTCGGGCGCGATCGCCAGATAGCCGAGCTTCGCAAAGCGCCGGCAGACGTCGCGGATGTGCTCGTGGACGCCGAAGATCTCCTGGACGACGAGCACGACCGGAAACGGCCCGCCGGTCG of Planctomycetota bacterium contains these proteins:
- a CDS encoding alpha/beta fold hydrolase encodes the protein MTRSATALAGMVLLVVVGGTAHSQDAGPMPAADRARTPQAKSAAEWRAAVPDIRRRMELVMGPLPGAEKRVPLDVETVSEERGDVFLRRKLRYTPEPGDRVPAWLLVPHAASRAAPAAAVLCLHQTNSVGKDEPAGLGGLENLHYARELAERGIVCLVPDYPSFGEYPYDFKAPAHGHASGSIKAVWNNLRAVDLLVALPEIDPARIGVIGHSLGGHNALFTAAFDERIVAVVTSCGFTPFPDYYGGAVKGWTSDRYMPRIRDTYGLDAARIPFDFPELVAGLAPRALFSNSPVGDDNFAVGGVGRAFAEALPVHRLFDGEPGVAPVAERLVLETPTCGHDFPPVVRRRAYEWLERRLAPR
- a CDS encoding mechanosensitive ion channel, coding for MPTPPKPPRRPRRRPPRCAKRCRRRSRRMPRRSPSSKRSARYSATSSASSSTNRRRRGAIRPSSASTPPPSAALEINVNPILALIGGAAFVIGLALQGTLANFAHGLLILAYRPYDVGDVIDAGGVSGIVDSMNMLATKIRTFDNKIMIVPNSKIGGDTITNASASDTRRVDLTFGIGYGDDTDKAQAILERILAEHPLILKDPAPVVKLHQLADSAVNFVVRPWTKGGDYWTVYWDVTAAVKRELDRQGISIPFPQHDIHIHQVKA
- a CDS encoding dienelactone hydrolase family protein — translated: MTTLAAGFALAVQPIGAQTITTDTDGLVADVVQIPVADGTIPAYRASPTTGGPFPVVLVVQEIFGVHEHIRDVCRRFAKLGYLAIAPELYVRQGDVSKLADIGAIRPIVSKVPDSQVMADLDAAVKWAGAEGKGDTARLAITGFCWGGRIVWLYAAHNPQLKAGVAWYGRLVSPPDDLHPVNPIDVAAKLHAPVLGLYGGADGGIPNDSVERMREALAATGKGHEIVLYPDTPHGFHADYRPTYRQEQADDGWKRLRAWFTKHGAG